The Pirellulales bacterium sequence CACGTCTTTCCCTTCGGCTTTCAGGATACCAGGGCAATCGGTGATGTAATACTCCCCCTGGGCGTTCTCGTTGCGAGTTCGATCCAGCGCGTGCCATAACTGGCGGCTGTCGAACAAGTAATAACTCATGTTCACTTCGTGGATGGCAATTTGCACGGGCGTGGCGTCCTTTTCTTCCACAATCGCCACAAAATTGCCCGCAGCATCGCGCACGACACGCCCCAGCCCCGCCGGGTTCTGTTTAATAGCCGTTCCCATCAGGCAGGCCGGCCGAGTCCGCTCGAACTCCGTGAACATGGCCCGTAAAGTAGCTGGCTGCACCAGGGGGGTATCGCCGGTGAGAATCAAAATTTGCCCGGTGTGATTCGACAGCGCCGGTCGGCACACCATCACGGCGTGCCCGGTGCCCAACTGCGGCGATTGCTCCACAAATTCCACACTCATCTTTTCCCTCTCGCCTTGGGAGAGGGCCGGGGTGAGGGTGCCGCCGCTTTG is a genomic window containing:
- a CDS encoding NTP transferase domain-containing protein, with the protein product MLSPVAIVLAAGKGTRMKSDLPKVLFPVCGRPMIEYVLDALAEVGVRRVVVVVGYRADLVREKLTHWQSGGTLTPALSQGEREKMSVEFVEQSPQLGTGHAVMVCRPALSNHTGQILILTGDTPLVQPATLRAMFTEFERTRPACLMGTAIKQNPAGLGRVVRDAAGNFVAIVEEKDATPVQIAIHEVNMSYYLFDSRQLWHALDRTRNENAQGEYYITDCPGILKAEGKDVRALCALAACETLSVNTVDELAEVEAELINARFPTGRG